One Paenarthrobacter aurescens TC1 DNA window includes the following coding sequences:
- a CDS encoding phage integrase family domain protein (identified by match to protein family HMM PF00589; match to protein family HMM PF02899), whose protein sequence is MLPVLERLRRDHWRMADVRMAWQVFFAPDRIDWASDELLNRALGSFAYDRDASGAWLPWAGRPIFVDAAGVPHSALNGFFAGVKMRNRAASTNRRYAYSLSVWVNFLAARGKDWDSAVEDDVVDFKFWRRSDPRNPRRVSGSAWASDLAGLAMFYDWAGRVVGGPPLFAAAEANGFRMGHAGGGARRTDLRPSTVRGADVKWLSPRAYRRWRDVGIHGLTPLGSERVRWRPRSQSRDAAFADGLYGSGLRLQEWSSVLMLELDREVSDSQYASFRLADACAKGLHGHPYWLRGDVLEQVATYRETERAAAVRSARASGLYEGTHGRMVVEEARRGVLRVSTLRGGRSFTSAVQVNDLSPSERFRLMVRTTNGLEPAMLWLNEDGSPRPKDAWHKSFARANARVKKAGIDRLECRPHMLRHSFALRWFAVGRLVWSRQIDGLDADHQRDLREQFGDTWSLVQTMLGHSDVNTTKNVYLEPFRGLEARLLLEYGKSVLDAEPLLAVLSSDPRVRLLDETEADL, encoded by the coding sequence GTGTTGCCCGTTCTAGAGAGATTGCGCCGGGATCATTGGCGTATGGCTGATGTGCGGATGGCGTGGCAGGTCTTCTTCGCTCCCGATCGGATCGATTGGGCAAGCGATGAGCTTCTGAACCGTGCGCTGGGTTCGTTCGCCTATGACCGGGACGCGTCGGGCGCGTGGCTGCCGTGGGCGGGGCGTCCTATCTTCGTAGATGCGGCCGGGGTTCCTCACTCTGCCTTGAACGGGTTCTTCGCGGGGGTGAAGATGCGCAACCGCGCTGCGTCTACGAATCGCCGGTACGCGTACTCGCTTTCCGTGTGGGTGAACTTCCTCGCTGCACGCGGCAAGGATTGGGACTCCGCGGTCGAGGACGATGTCGTGGACTTCAAGTTCTGGCGTCGTAGCGACCCGCGCAACCCGCGCCGCGTTTCCGGGTCGGCGTGGGCGAGCGATCTGGCAGGGCTGGCCATGTTCTACGACTGGGCCGGGCGGGTCGTGGGTGGTCCGCCGCTGTTCGCGGCGGCCGAAGCCAACGGCTTCCGAATGGGGCATGCCGGAGGCGGTGCTCGGAGGACCGATCTGCGGCCTTCGACAGTCCGCGGAGCGGACGTCAAATGGCTTTCGCCTAGGGCATACCGTCGCTGGCGCGATGTTGGCATTCACGGTTTAACGCCGCTGGGGTCGGAGCGCGTGAGGTGGCGTCCCCGCTCCCAGTCCCGGGACGCGGCTTTCGCCGACGGCCTATACGGCAGCGGACTTCGTTTGCAGGAGTGGAGCAGCGTGCTGATGCTCGAATTGGACCGCGAGGTCTCGGACAGCCAGTACGCGTCGTTCCGGCTGGCGGATGCCTGCGCGAAGGGGCTGCACGGGCACCCGTATTGGTTGCGGGGCGACGTGCTGGAGCAGGTGGCAACATACAGGGAGACGGAGCGTGCAGCAGCGGTGCGCTCCGCGCGGGCGAGCGGTTTGTACGAGGGGACGCACGGGAGGATGGTCGTCGAGGAGGCCCGGCGGGGTGTACTGAGAGTCAGCACACTGCGTGGCGGGAGGTCCTTCACATCTGCTGTCCAGGTCAACGATCTGTCCCCGTCAGAGAGGTTCCGCCTGATGGTTCGTACCACGAACGGGCTCGAACCGGCCATGCTGTGGCTCAACGAAGATGGCAGCCCGCGGCCGAAGGATGCATGGCACAAGTCATTTGCGCGCGCGAACGCCAGGGTGAAGAAGGCCGGCATCGACCGGCTCGAATGCCGTCCGCACATGCTGCGGCACAGCTTCGCTCTGCGCTGGTTCGCCGTCGGACGGCTTGTCTGGTCCCGGCAGATCGACGGGCTGGACGCCGATCACCAACGCGACCTGCGCGAGCAGTTCGGCGACACCTGGTCGCTGGTGCAGACGATGCTCGGGCACTCGGATGTGAACACGACGAAAAACGTCTACCTTGAGCCGTTCCGAGGGCTGGAAGCCCGGCTGTTGCTGGAGTACGGCAAATCGGTCCTTGACGCGGAGCCGTTGCTCGCGGTCCTCTCCAGCGATCCCAGGGTGCGGCTGCTTGACGAGACCGAAGCGGACCTCTGA
- a CDS encoding putative ImpB/MucB/SamB family protein (identified by match to protein family HMM PF00817), whose protein sequence is MEGKPLIVLSNNDGCAVTRSPEAKKLGIGLGEPWFKLAPRAKEWGLVALSSNYELYGDISSRVMELLARYSAWQEVYSIDEAFLGVKGQPDDLLELGRTIKAACQQHVGVPVCVGIARTKTLAKLANKWAKHNPAFKGVCRWDSIPEVQREALMARLSVIEIWGVATRLTKRLNAMGIFSILDLVRADPVALRDKFSIVMMRTILELQGTPCIPMEEERIGRDQLIFSRSFSTPITTAAEMRQVLSVYGQMASARLAKHDLQAKLLTAFAATSVYNPNDKSFPTVNVRLPMPTSDPVLLTKAAHALVPKIQEGVKYAKAGIMVTDLRPSGNQKPLEIFENRHEERGIGTLLEQVSKRYGRGSIGLGHAGIKGGPDWSMKRDMLSPRYTTNWDELPLVKAA, encoded by the coding sequence TTGGAGGGCAAACCGCTGATCGTCCTGTCCAACAACGACGGCTGCGCCGTGACAAGGTCGCCGGAGGCCAAAAAGCTGGGGATAGGACTTGGGGAGCCGTGGTTCAAGCTTGCTCCGCGCGCCAAGGAGTGGGGGCTCGTGGCACTCTCAAGCAACTACGAACTGTATGGAGACATCAGCTCGCGGGTCATGGAGCTTCTGGCCCGGTACTCGGCATGGCAGGAGGTGTACTCCATTGATGAGGCGTTCCTTGGAGTGAAGGGACAACCGGACGATCTGCTGGAGCTGGGACGGACTATCAAGGCCGCGTGCCAGCAGCACGTTGGGGTTCCCGTCTGCGTAGGAATCGCGCGCACCAAGACTCTGGCCAAGCTTGCCAACAAGTGGGCCAAGCACAATCCGGCCTTCAAGGGAGTGTGCCGTTGGGACTCCATCCCGGAAGTCCAACGCGAAGCACTCATGGCACGGCTTTCGGTAATCGAGATCTGGGGCGTGGCCACCAGGCTCACCAAACGCTTGAATGCGATGGGAATCTTCTCGATCCTGGACCTGGTCCGCGCCGACCCGGTGGCGTTGCGGGACAAGTTTTCCATCGTCATGATGCGGACCATTTTGGAACTGCAGGGCACGCCCTGCATCCCCATGGAGGAGGAACGGATAGGACGGGACCAGCTAATTTTCTCCCGTTCCTTCTCCACACCGATTACCACTGCAGCCGAGATGCGGCAGGTGCTCAGCGTCTACGGCCAAATGGCCAGTGCCAGGCTGGCCAAACATGATCTTCAGGCCAAGCTGCTGACTGCCTTTGCCGCAACATCGGTCTATAACCCGAACGACAAATCATTCCCCACAGTCAACGTCAGGCTGCCCATGCCGACCTCGGATCCCGTGCTGCTGACCAAGGCCGCGCACGCACTGGTTCCAAAGATCCAGGAAGGCGTGAAGTACGCCAAAGCCGGGATCATGGTCACGGATCTCCGGCCAAGCGGCAACCAGAAACCGTTGGAGATCTTCGAGAACCGGCATGAGGAACGCGGGATCGGCACCTTGCTGGAGCAAGTCAGCAAGCGGTACGGCCGCGGTTCCATCGGTCTGGGTCATGCCGGAATCAAGGGCGGCCCGGACTGGTCCATGAAACGCGACATGCTCAGCCCCCGCTACACCACCAACTGGGACGAACTCCCCTTAGTGAAGGCGGCGTAG
- a CDS encoding uroporphyrinogen-III synthase domain protein (identified by match to protein family HMM PF00486; match to protein family HMM PF02602), with the protein MTVARAIEVQDATAAPEVSEAVEAPLDGFRIGVTSHRRSRDLIEALERRGASVLHAPALKIAPVQEDMVLIDDTRTIIAAKPDICIATTAYGMRRWCEAADSFGIGEQLLETLSACRMFVRGPKARGAVRAAGLADVGISSDETTATLVDMLLAEGVRGKTVAVQLHGYTDVRQLERLRMSGATVLTVTPYRWVKPDGEDKLPRLIEAVVSGNLDVLTFTSAPAVDAMWSTAHEMGLYRQLIEALKGPVTVAAVGPVTAQPLVDAGLTPLIPDRYRMGALIRLVTEHLSLNHVRRLETKSATIELRGRCLRINGEVVDLAPAPLLLLRALLGAGGAVLSREALSDLLDLRGSVHALDMTVSRLRSSLPDGKLVETVVKRGYRLRA; encoded by the coding sequence ATGACTGTTGCACGTGCCATCGAAGTCCAGGACGCTACTGCCGCGCCGGAAGTTTCCGAAGCCGTAGAAGCGCCGCTGGATGGATTCCGCATTGGCGTCACCTCGCACCGCCGTTCCCGTGACCTCATCGAGGCACTGGAGCGCCGCGGTGCGAGCGTGTTGCACGCCCCCGCTTTGAAGATCGCCCCTGTGCAGGAGGACATGGTCCTCATCGACGACACTCGCACCATCATCGCGGCCAAGCCGGACATCTGCATCGCCACCACGGCCTACGGGATGCGTCGCTGGTGTGAGGCTGCCGATTCCTTTGGCATCGGCGAGCAACTCCTGGAGACCCTGTCCGCCTGCCGCATGTTCGTCCGTGGGCCCAAAGCCCGCGGCGCCGTGCGGGCGGCCGGTCTTGCCGACGTCGGAATCAGCAGTGACGAAACCACCGCGACGCTGGTTGACATGCTGCTGGCCGAAGGCGTGCGCGGCAAGACGGTGGCCGTGCAACTGCACGGCTACACGGATGTCCGCCAGCTGGAACGGCTCCGCATGTCCGGGGCCACTGTCCTTACCGTGACTCCGTACCGTTGGGTGAAGCCCGACGGCGAAGACAAACTGCCGCGCCTGATCGAAGCCGTGGTCAGCGGCAACCTCGATGTGTTGACCTTTACCAGCGCCCCGGCCGTGGACGCGATGTGGAGCACTGCGCACGAAATGGGCCTCTACCGCCAGCTCATCGAGGCCTTGAAGGGTCCGGTAACTGTTGCGGCCGTTGGACCGGTCACCGCACAGCCGCTGGTCGACGCCGGGCTGACGCCACTGATTCCCGACCGTTACCGGATGGGTGCGCTCATCAGGCTGGTGACCGAACATTTGTCCCTCAACCATGTGCGGCGTTTGGAGACCAAGAGCGCCACCATTGAGTTGCGCGGGCGCTGCTTGCGTATCAACGGTGAGGTGGTGGACCTCGCACCGGCTCCCCTGCTCCTGCTGCGAGCGCTGCTCGGCGCGGGTGGGGCTGTCCTGTCCCGGGAAGCTCTTTCTGACCTGTTGGACCTGCGCGGTTCGGTGCACGCCTTGGATATGACAGTGAGCAGGCTGCGGTCCTCTCTTCCGGACGGCAAGCTCGTGGAAACCGTGGTGAAGCGCGGTTACCGGCTGCGGGCTTAG
- the cobA gene encoding uroporphyrin-III C-methyltransferase (identified by match to protein family HMM PF00590; match to protein family HMM TIGR01469), whose protein sequence is MHLTIDLTGRDVLVTGSEKSARQAVRRYQSSGANVYRLSTPEGVPGDGQLPERPFLVAVVDDGEAGWLPLVERCRDAGIPVAFEPAPGADGHVTLVGGGPGALDLLTVGAVDALRDADVVFYDRLAPYQELADLTSAELVDVGKQPGLHKVTQRDIEKLMVEAALLGKNVVRLKGGDPYVFGRGGEEVAACVAAGVPVRVISGVTSAISVPAAAGIPVTHREVSHMFTVVSGHAPLTEKEHTHLAGLGGTIVVLMGIGTLPQLAAGLRRAGMNSDMPMAVVERGYRPGQRTTIADLGTIETAATGCSNPAVLVIGEVVRVAEANRNHAEASAELSRLAASLLEA, encoded by the coding sequence ATGCATCTCACCATTGATCTCACCGGCCGTGACGTCCTTGTCACGGGATCTGAAAAGTCCGCCCGCCAAGCGGTGCGCCGCTACCAGAGCTCCGGCGCCAACGTTTACCGGCTCAGCACCCCTGAAGGTGTACCGGGCGACGGTCAGCTCCCCGAGCGCCCGTTCCTGGTGGCGGTAGTGGACGACGGCGAGGCTGGCTGGCTGCCGTTGGTGGAACGCTGCCGCGACGCCGGGATTCCCGTTGCGTTTGAGCCTGCACCTGGCGCCGACGGCCATGTGACCCTTGTGGGTGGAGGTCCGGGAGCCCTGGATCTGCTCACGGTGGGTGCCGTGGACGCCCTGCGCGATGCCGACGTGGTGTTTTATGATCGGCTGGCTCCCTATCAGGAGCTGGCAGACCTGACGTCTGCGGAACTGGTGGACGTTGGAAAGCAGCCCGGGCTCCACAAGGTGACGCAGAGGGACATCGAGAAGCTCATGGTGGAAGCTGCGCTGCTGGGCAAGAATGTTGTCCGGCTCAAGGGCGGCGATCCGTACGTGTTCGGCCGCGGCGGCGAAGAAGTGGCTGCCTGTGTTGCTGCCGGGGTCCCGGTCAGAGTCATCTCCGGTGTCACCAGTGCCATCTCTGTTCCGGCCGCAGCCGGAATTCCGGTGACGCACCGCGAGGTGAGCCACATGTTCACCGTGGTTTCCGGCCACGCTCCTTTGACGGAGAAGGAACACACACACCTTGCCGGCCTTGGTGGGACGATCGTGGTCCTCATGGGCATTGGGACCTTGCCCCAGCTGGCGGCTGGGCTGCGCCGTGCGGGCATGAATTCGGACATGCCCATGGCCGTGGTGGAACGCGGGTACCGCCCGGGACAGCGCACCACCATCGCCGATCTGGGTACCATCGAAACAGCAGCCACCGGCTGCAGCAACCCGGCCGTGTTGGTCATCGGCGAGGTGGTCCGGGTGGCTGAAGCCAACCGGAATCATGCCGAAGCATCCGCTGAACTGAGCCGACTCGCGGCTTCGCTCCTTGAAGCCTGA
- the nirB gene encoding nitrite reductase [NAD(P)H], large subunit (identified by match to protein family HMM PF00070; match to protein family HMM PF01077; match to protein family HMM PF03460; match to protein family HMM PF04324; match to protein family HMM PF07992; match to protein family HMM TIGR02374), whose protein sequence is MTGHTSSTENPRRIVVVGGGPAAHRFADAMVNRGLEGWQVTVLTEEAHLPYDRVALSKALTETDVDLTLGDASMWDHEALTLVTGERAVKIDSVAKSVLTAAGNKYEYDHLVVASGSDAARLPIPGSEHTHVYRTLEDVWAINKAIAELREKLGRKVNAVTIGGGLLGLESAAGTEQLGATPIVINGAPWLMNTQLDEGAGQALGRLIEAKGFEVHGGVFPSEVVTDDDGNVTGVLMADGRTIDADLVIVAIGVKPRDDLFRAADGEEQLFSLGQRGGVVINDFCATEVDGIWAIGEVANFEGMCLGLVAPANTMAEIVADRLHGGEATFPGFDTATKLKLSGVDVASFGDAFARTEHSLEIVYADPARGVYQKIVTTDDAKTLLGGIFVGDASPYMSLRPLLGRELSAEPGAYLSAAGGGEAPETELPDDAILCSCNNVAAGTIRDTINGCGACEGNSPVQELGELKGCTRAGTQCGSCVPMLKKLLEGELKKSGIEVSKALCEHISLSRQELFDAIRVLELTSFEDIMAKYGTGAGCDICKPTIASILASQHSAYVLDAGRGSLQDTNDRALANMQKDGTYSVVPRIAGGEITPKGLGVIAAVAEKYNLYTKITGGQRIDMFGARLEQLPDIWKELVDAGFESGQAYGKSLRTVKSCVGSTWCRFGVQDSVAMAIALELRYRGLRSPHKLKMGVSGCARECAEARGKDVGVIATADGWNLYVGGNGGATPAHAQLLAKDLDDETLLKYIDRYLMYYIRTADRLQRTARWQEELDGGIKHVEEVVVNDSLGIAEELEAAMAKHIDTYEDEWAETLKDPERLRRFRSFVNAPNQKDESISFVPERGQIRPATNEEKGGVLIASTIPVRSETVGAEN, encoded by the coding sequence GTGACCGGACACACTTCAAGTACAGAGAACCCGCGCCGCATCGTCGTCGTCGGCGGCGGCCCCGCTGCCCACCGTTTCGCCGATGCCATGGTCAATCGCGGACTTGAAGGTTGGCAGGTTACGGTGCTCACCGAAGAGGCCCACCTCCCCTACGACCGCGTTGCGCTGAGCAAGGCCCTCACGGAAACCGACGTGGACCTCACCTTGGGCGATGCGTCCATGTGGGACCACGAAGCCCTGACTTTGGTCACCGGCGAGCGGGCCGTGAAGATCGACTCCGTTGCCAAGAGCGTCCTCACCGCCGCCGGCAACAAGTACGAATACGACCACCTGGTGGTGGCTTCCGGTTCCGACGCGGCCCGACTCCCCATCCCGGGTTCCGAACACACCCACGTTTACCGCACGCTCGAGGACGTCTGGGCCATTAACAAGGCCATCGCCGAGCTGCGCGAAAAGCTCGGCCGCAAGGTCAACGCGGTCACCATTGGTGGCGGTTTGCTCGGACTTGAGTCCGCTGCCGGTACCGAGCAGTTGGGCGCCACACCGATCGTCATCAACGGCGCACCGTGGCTGATGAACACCCAACTGGATGAGGGCGCGGGCCAGGCCCTCGGCCGCCTGATTGAAGCCAAGGGCTTCGAAGTGCACGGAGGCGTGTTCCCCTCCGAGGTAGTAACGGACGACGACGGCAACGTCACCGGTGTTTTGATGGCCGACGGCCGCACCATTGACGCGGACCTCGTGATCGTGGCTATCGGCGTCAAGCCCCGCGACGACCTCTTCCGTGCGGCGGACGGCGAAGAGCAGCTCTTCAGCCTTGGCCAGCGAGGCGGCGTTGTCATCAATGATTTCTGTGCCACCGAAGTGGACGGCATTTGGGCCATCGGTGAAGTGGCCAACTTCGAGGGCATGTGCCTGGGTCTCGTGGCTCCTGCCAACACCATGGCTGAGATCGTGGCCGACCGCCTGCACGGCGGCGAAGCAACATTCCCCGGCTTTGATACGGCCACCAAGCTCAAGTTGTCCGGCGTTGACGTGGCCAGCTTCGGCGACGCGTTTGCCCGGACCGAGCACTCCCTGGAAATCGTGTACGCCGACCCCGCTCGTGGCGTTTACCAGAAGATTGTCACCACCGATGATGCGAAGACGCTCCTGGGCGGCATCTTCGTGGGCGACGCGTCCCCGTACATGAGCCTCCGCCCGCTCCTGGGCCGCGAGCTGTCCGCCGAGCCCGGCGCATACCTGAGCGCTGCCGGTGGTGGTGAGGCTCCGGAGACCGAGCTTCCGGACGATGCCATCCTGTGCTCCTGCAACAACGTGGCCGCCGGAACCATTCGCGACACCATCAACGGCTGCGGTGCCTGCGAGGGCAACTCCCCCGTGCAGGAACTCGGCGAGCTGAAGGGCTGCACCCGGGCCGGCACCCAGTGTGGTTCGTGCGTTCCCATGCTCAAAAAGCTCCTTGAAGGCGAACTGAAGAAGTCCGGCATTGAGGTTTCCAAGGCACTGTGCGAGCACATCAGCCTCTCCCGCCAGGAACTCTTCGACGCCATCCGCGTCCTGGAGCTCACGTCCTTCGAGGACATTATGGCCAAGTACGGCACGGGCGCGGGTTGCGATATCTGCAAGCCCACCATCGCCTCTATCCTGGCCAGCCAGCACTCCGCTTATGTGCTGGATGCCGGCCGCGGCTCCCTGCAGGACACTAACGACCGTGCTTTGGCGAACATGCAGAAGGACGGCACCTACTCGGTGGTCCCCCGCATCGCCGGTGGTGAGATCACGCCGAAGGGCCTGGGCGTCATCGCAGCCGTCGCTGAGAAGTACAACCTCTACACCAAGATCACCGGCGGCCAGCGTATCGACATGTTCGGTGCCCGGCTTGAGCAGCTGCCGGACATTTGGAAGGAACTGGTGGACGCCGGCTTCGAGTCCGGGCAGGCTTACGGTAAGAGCCTTCGCACGGTGAAATCCTGCGTTGGTTCTACTTGGTGCCGATTTGGTGTGCAGGATTCGGTGGCCATGGCCATCGCCTTGGAGCTGCGTTACCGCGGCCTCCGCAGCCCGCACAAGCTGAAGATGGGTGTTTCCGGTTGCGCCCGCGAGTGTGCCGAAGCCCGCGGTAAGGACGTCGGCGTGATTGCCACGGCTGATGGTTGGAACCTTTACGTCGGCGGTAACGGCGGTGCCACCCCGGCGCACGCCCAACTGCTCGCAAAGGACCTGGACGACGAAACCCTGCTGAAGTACATCGACCGCTACCTCATGTACTACATCCGCACCGCTGACCGCCTCCAGCGCACCGCGCGCTGGCAGGAAGAGCTCGACGGCGGCATCAAGCACGTGGAAGAAGTAGTGGTCAACGACTCCTTGGGCATCGCCGAAGAGCTTGAAGCCGCCATGGCCAAGCACATCGATACCTACGAGGACGAGTGGGCCGAGACCCTGAAGGACCCGGAGCGCCTCCGCCGTTTCCGTTCCTTCGTCAACGCCCCCAACCAGAAGGACGAGTCCATCTCCTTCGTTCCGGAGCGCGGCCAGATCCGTCCGGCCACCAACGAGGAAAAGGGCGGCGTGCTCATCGCTTCCACTATCCCGGTCCGCAGCGAAACCGTCGGCGCAGAAAACTAG
- the nirD gene encoding nitrite reductase [NAD(P)H], small subunit (identified by match to protein family HMM TIGR02378), with protein MTVILDRAEDLTTTATWHRVCPVDELELAWGEAALIAGRQVALFRTAPTEVFAVAQQDPATLANVMARGIIGSRGSRPTIASPLHKEVYDLETGECFTNQELKLAAFATRLVDGFIEVEL; from the coding sequence ATGACCGTAATTCTTGACAGGGCCGAGGACCTGACCACCACCGCCACATGGCACCGTGTTTGCCCGGTGGATGAACTCGAACTGGCTTGGGGCGAGGCTGCGCTGATCGCCGGCCGTCAGGTTGCGCTGTTCCGCACAGCGCCCACCGAGGTCTTCGCTGTGGCACAGCAGGACCCGGCGACTCTCGCCAACGTCATGGCCCGCGGAATCATTGGATCCCGCGGAAGCCGTCCGACCATCGCGTCGCCGCTGCACAAAGAGGTCTACGACCTCGAAACCGGCGAATGCTTCACCAACCAGGAACTCAAGCTCGCGGCCTTTGCCACCCGTTTGGTGGATGGCTTCATCGAAGTTGAACTCTAA
- a CDS encoding phosphomannomutase (identified by match to protein family HMM PF00408; match to protein family HMM PF02878; match to protein family HMM PF02879; match to protein family HMM PF02880): protein MTSSDAAFEQLITDARQWASQDPDPATSAALVELADLASGGDAGAVQELGDSFNGTLQFGTAGLRAALGPGPNRMNRVVVRRAAAGLAAFLTEVVAAAAPGTRPRAVVGYDARYNSDIFAEETAAIFTAAGIETFLMPAALPTPLLAYAVRSLDCDGGVMVTASHNPPQDNGYKVYLGRYAVSESGRGSQIVAPYDAEIAAKIEAVGALDSIELADSGWTVLPTTIASDYEAAMAGLVDREHFPARDLKIVLTPMHGVGGETAVSVLNAAGFTDVTLVAEQAEPDPDFPTVAFPNPEEPGALDLALAAAADSGADIVLANDPDADRAAVAALDPATGTWRMLRGDEVGALLGAHVVARMAAGAGDEPQTGVFANSIVSSRLLSRIAAAAGYAHEETLTGFKWISRVPDLTYGYEEALGYCVAPDLVRDKDGISAAVLIAELAATAKTEGKTIFDTLDDLYLVHGLHASDQLSIRVADLGLLDAMMNRLRVNPPEAFGGSAVEVTADLAEGSENLPPTDGLLYLTRDQSRVIIRPSGTEPKLKCYLEVIQAVESAAELPAARQAARTSLDDVLRDVREALGL from the coding sequence ATGACATCCAGCGATGCCGCATTTGAACAGCTGATCACCGACGCCCGCCAATGGGCCTCCCAAGACCCGGACCCGGCGACGTCGGCCGCTCTCGTCGAGCTGGCCGACCTCGCCAGCGGCGGTGACGCGGGAGCTGTCCAGGAACTGGGCGACAGCTTCAACGGCACGCTTCAGTTCGGCACAGCCGGTCTCCGCGCAGCGCTCGGCCCGGGCCCCAACCGGATGAACCGCGTCGTCGTCCGCCGGGCAGCGGCAGGCTTGGCAGCCTTCCTCACCGAAGTGGTGGCCGCAGCTGCGCCGGGAACCCGGCCGCGCGCCGTCGTCGGTTACGATGCCCGCTACAACTCGGACATCTTCGCTGAAGAAACGGCCGCGATCTTCACAGCCGCCGGCATCGAGACGTTCCTCATGCCGGCAGCGCTTCCGACGCCGTTGCTCGCCTATGCGGTCCGGTCACTGGATTGCGACGGCGGCGTGATGGTCACAGCGAGCCACAACCCGCCGCAGGACAACGGCTACAAGGTCTACCTTGGGCGGTACGCCGTGTCCGAAAGCGGGCGCGGTTCGCAGATCGTGGCACCGTACGACGCCGAGATCGCCGCGAAGATCGAAGCCGTAGGCGCGCTGGATTCGATTGAACTCGCGGACAGCGGATGGACTGTGCTGCCAACAACCATCGCCTCCGACTATGAAGCCGCGATGGCGGGATTGGTGGATCGGGAACACTTTCCGGCCCGCGACCTCAAGATCGTCCTGACGCCCATGCACGGGGTCGGCGGCGAAACGGCCGTCTCCGTGTTGAACGCCGCCGGTTTCACCGACGTCACGCTCGTGGCCGAACAGGCCGAGCCGGACCCGGACTTCCCCACCGTCGCTTTCCCCAACCCGGAGGAGCCCGGCGCACTGGACCTGGCCCTTGCGGCAGCCGCTGACTCGGGTGCGGACATCGTTTTGGCCAACGATCCCGACGCCGATCGGGCTGCGGTTGCTGCGTTGGATCCCGCCACGGGAACCTGGCGGATGCTCAGGGGTGATGAAGTGGGGGCGCTCCTGGGTGCGCACGTCGTGGCGCGTATGGCTGCCGGTGCCGGGGACGAGCCGCAGACCGGCGTCTTCGCCAACTCGATCGTGTCCTCCCGGCTGCTCTCGCGCATCGCGGCCGCAGCAGGGTACGCCCACGAGGAAACACTCACAGGCTTCAAATGGATTTCGCGGGTCCCCGATCTCACCTACGGGTACGAGGAGGCGCTGGGATACTGCGTGGCACCGGACCTGGTGCGCGACAAGGACGGCATTTCAGCAGCAGTGCTGATTGCGGAACTCGCGGCAACTGCCAAGACTGAGGGCAAGACGATCTTCGACACCCTGGATGACTTGTATCTGGTGCACGGGCTCCATGCGAGCGACCAGCTCAGTATCAGGGTGGCGGATCTGGGTCTTTTGGACGCCATGATGAACCGCCTGCGGGTCAATCCGCCGGAAGCGTTCGGGGGCTCCGCCGTCGAGGTTACCGCTGATCTCGCGGAAGGAAGCGAAAACCTGCCGCCCACGGACGGCCTGCTGTACCTGACACGGGACCAGAGCCGCGTCATCATCCGCCCCAGTGGCACGGAGCCAAAACTCAAGTGCTACCTGGAAGTCATCCAAGCCGTGGAGTCGGCCGCGGAGCTTCCCGCTGCACGCCAAGCAGCGCGAACATCCCTGGACGATGTTCTCAGGGATGTCCGCGAAGCGTTGGGCTTGTAG